GCAAGAAAGATTGAATTATAGAACACTCCGTGTTATGAGTGAGTCATACTCTCATCGAGTCATTCGAGTGTCTGTATCAATGTAATATATGCACGTATGCCAATTGCTAAACCTCTCGTCATGCGCTGCACACGATAAAAGATGTAGATGATTTGCTAATTTTAGTTGCTTGCGAGCAGTTTCAATAATGGTTCTGGATATTTCAAAAGTTTGGTTAAGAATGGATGATAAAATATGGTCATGCATGCATGTGATGCCCACATTGTTTGGCAATTGGTACGTTGAGGGAGTAGGATTCCTATTAGGCTCTTTGGAATATTGATCGACCATGTGGACAAGCAGCTAGCACTTCAAATTGATATAACACCTACCAAACATTCCTCCAAGCAAAGATAGCTACGTAGGCCTAGTTTGGTAAAGTTTCACTTTTAAAAAAATCAGTTTCTATCCGAACTTTTAGATTTTATAATGTTTGATAAATGAAAAAAAAACAGTTTTTTTATGAAAATTACAGGTCACTGGCAGCAACTTTTAGAAGCAAACCTGAATGTTACTTTTAAACACAGTTGTCATTAAAAACACTAGAAATTAATAAATTTTATCTTGTGAACACTTTTAAAACTAATATTTACCGAACACAAAACTGTTTTAATTCACATGCAGCTGATTATTTTCGTAGTACAGTAGTAGTTGTTCTTTTTTTTAAAAGTCACAGCAATACCAAATTAGCCCTTAAACATAAAATAAAAGAAAAAGGTATTCCAGGAAATGATATATGTTTATTGGCAACATGAAATTAAAATTGACAAATAAAAATAAATTTAAACAGTGGAGAACTCGAATAGTTCTGGGCAACGTACTCTTCCTACCACCTAATTCATTCTCCTATATTCATATGTGATTTGGGTGTTTCAACTTTCACGAGTAATTATTTCATGGTCTCGAAATGTTGCAATGAATGATAGAAATACTACGTAGACGATGGATGAAGTCGTAGCATCAGACTAACAGCAGCTCAACTTATCTGAAATAACGACATCAGCAAGTGACTGTTAGCAGAAGAAATAGATTTGATTGAGACATCACTGTTCTCATTGAGAACACAATTACGTGACTCTAGAACTCGGAATCGGATTATCATTTAGATAATTAGAACCACTACCAAAGGTGAGTGAAGTCTTTCGAGTTAGAAAGAACAGAAACAAAGACTTCGAATGAGAATGATCACAAGGAATCGTATTAATTCCTACCAACAGTCCACACTGTTAGGGTTTTATATATGATATATTGGCTAGTTCTATGTTTGTGTTGTAAACTTATTGCTCTCAACTTACTGCTTTGGGTGGAAATGAAATGATATATCATGTATATTTTGCTTCATTGCTTGATTTCTTGCTGGTTAATTAGATAGCTTCGGACTGTTCAGGCAGCAATCAACAGAATAGATCAGGTTGTGGTTTTTGTCTAATTTCGTCGGACATGGTTTAGGGTACGTGCAGATTGCCTTGGTTTTTCAGATTAATAAGAGTAGTTTGCACGTACCCTAGTTTTCCTTTTCCACAAGCAAAGAGATACAATACATAAGACCTGCGCCTCACTGTGCGCTATTTTCATTCGTTTCATTTTCTTGTGATCGAGAATGAGGGTAGAAAGTGGAAACCTAGGTTAGCGGCATCTATAGACAATTCAATTTTGATTAGAACCAGGCATGGTTGAGTTCATAATTCATAGCCCCTTAGGAAAAACATCATTTATGAGGATTCGTGGATGTTTTAGTGGCAACAATTTTGTGACAATCGTACCTTCCTAGTTAAAAAAGGAATACAATCAACTCTGCAAAAAGCCACAGTACAGCAGTAATAGTTCAACTTTATCCCATATAACATCAACACCTATTTAAAACATAAGGCTTTGCCTTCTTGTGATATCCAGAGTGAAGAGGACCAAACTCTTGTTAGTACTGTGGATCAATTCTGACTCAGACATCACTACTCTCATTGAGAAACACTAGACTATTATTTTTAGAACTGTACTGCTACAACAGAGTCATACAGAAAGTTCTTTGAATAAAAACTACCCACTTCGAGTGAGAATAATCACAAGACAGCAGAGATACTCTCTTGGAAAATAATAATCTCAAACATATCAAATCTCGGTGCTCTTGCTCTTATCTTCTTTAGGGGGTGCAAACTGCTTGCAAAGTTTGGATCTAGCCCAAGGATCCAAGGGAACTCTTGGTGGTGGTGGTTGAGGGGCCGGTGGTTTTGATTGTCTGAGCTCATTGTCTCTGTCAATGAACTCAATATAGGCCATGGGTGCAGCATCACCAACTCTTATCCGTGTCCGAAGCATTCTTGTGTATCCACCTACTCGATCTTTGTATCGATAGGCCAGTTCTGTAAATAACTTGTGAATTACATCATCCCCACGTACAAATGCAGCAGCACGCCTCGCTGCACAGAGTGAACCGTCTTTCCCAAGCTGCACCATTCTATCAGCCTGACGACGAACCTCTTTTGCCTTGGCAACAGTGGTTTCAATTCGCTCGTGCTTCACCAACTGAGACACCATCGTCTTCAGCATAGATATACGATGGGCCGTGGTTCGGTTCAGCTTCCTTAACTTCGTCATTCTCTAACACACACAACCACACAACCTGTGAGAGTCCAGCTTCAAAACAACTCAACCACAGGTGACTAATACCATTCACACGATTAACCTGTTCAAATCACTGTTTTAACAAACATCTAAGCAAAAAAAAAGGACAAAACAGAACAACTATCCTGCTAGACATAATGCATATGCTCAAACTCCAAATCAAAGTGTTACAGAAATGGCAGCAATCTGCATAAAATACAAACAGATTTAGACACACTCCATACGGCCATACCCCTATACCCAAAACTCCACTTATATCACATCTTAACAATTGGCGGTTTTCTTGAGCCACTCTTCCTATTCTTGATGGGCCGGGCGATAGTTAGGTGGAGTGGCCAGCCAACAAGGAGTAGAACCCCCTAGTTGTGGAAGTAAATCTCATTATGAAAGCTTATCTCTATCCTTTCAGCAACTGAACAGGAAGACTGTCAATAAGAGGTTCGTGGGATATGACATACGGGGGTAGGGATGGCAATATTTCTAGGAGAATTCACCTAAATGATATACTCTTACTTATACAGCTATACCTAAGCCACGCCTACATCGCCGAAACTACACTTATAATATGTCGTAACAATTTGAGAATTCATCTAAAGTAGTACACTCAAACCAAACCACTCTCAAGCCTCAACATGGCAATGTCCAATGAAATGAGAGCTACAATCACTAGCACTCTACACCTCACACCGGGTCACAGAATCTATCTCCACCTCACAGATCTGCAATGTTTACTCAAGCATTACAGAACTTCATTTCATCACCACAAAATTCGTCTCCACAATCTATTCTACAACCAACCACGCTTACAAACCAGACTCAAACTCAAGCTAAAGACTCCAAATTTCCAACAAGAATTGCACACATCACTACTCCACACAAGGAAATTTTGCATAATTCTACATTACAAAACGTATAATCAAAGCACAAAACACACACTCTCAAGTCTCAAAAAGCTTCTATCCAGTTAAGACCACAACACTTGAACACTTAATCAAACCCCAAATCATATTTCAAGTTTGGCTGGAATTTGATCTAGTTACCCAACAAGTATAATAATCATAAAAAGATATAATTTTTGAAGCGAAAGAGTTCGAATCAGAAAAAGATCTAATCTTTGAAGCGAAAGAGTTCA
Above is a window of Fragaria vesca subsp. vesca linkage group LG7, FraVesHawaii_1.0, whole genome shotgun sequence DNA encoding:
- the LOC101302391 gene encoding 50S ribosomal protein L17-like isoform 1, coding for MTKLRKLNRTTAHRISMLKTMVSQLVKHERIETTVAKAKEVRRQADRMVQLGKDGSLCAARRAAAFVRGDDVIHKLFTELAYRYKDRVGGYTRMLRTRIRVGDAAPMAYIEFIDRDNELRQSKPPAPQPPPPRVPLDPWARSKLCKQFAPPKEDKSKSTEI